Proteins encoded in a region of the Streptomyces sp. NBC_00310 genome:
- a CDS encoding protein kinase family protein encodes MNRLERTPAPAAPNPSDTSRAARLAAHGAVSTALALHSDRALAELLDTAAPIGSGIGGTSALLEIDGIPVFVKRVPLTDLERRPENVHSTANLFRLPLSCQYGVGAVGSPGFGAWRELAVHTMTTNWALAGEYDGFPLLHHWRVVPDSTPLPEELADTERAVAHWGGDPGVRHRIDARRKSSASVALFLEFFPRTLHEWLGEQTTADAETADRACALVERELAAGISFMNSRGLLHFDAHFQNILTDGHRLYFADYGLALSSRFDLSPQETTFFERHRGYDRCYALSYFVKWLVTDLYGHDRDERETRIRAYAQGERPTGIPDTAAAMITRYAPLTTAITDFFRRLEEESKETPYPEATLSALTL; translated from the coding sequence GTGAACCGTCTTGAACGCACTCCAGCGCCAGCAGCTCCAAACCCTTCCGACACCTCACGCGCAGCGCGGCTGGCCGCCCACGGCGCCGTCTCGACCGCCCTCGCCCTGCACAGCGACCGCGCCCTGGCCGAACTCCTCGACACGGCGGCCCCGATCGGTTCCGGCATCGGCGGGACGTCGGCCCTGCTGGAGATCGACGGAATCCCCGTCTTCGTGAAGCGCGTGCCGCTGACGGACCTTGAGCGGCGGCCGGAGAACGTCCACTCCACGGCGAACCTCTTCCGGCTCCCGCTCTCCTGCCAGTACGGCGTCGGAGCCGTCGGCAGCCCCGGCTTCGGCGCCTGGCGGGAACTCGCCGTCCACACCATGACGACGAACTGGGCGCTCGCGGGGGAGTACGACGGCTTCCCGCTCCTGCACCACTGGCGGGTGGTGCCGGACTCCACGCCGCTCCCCGAGGAACTGGCCGACACGGAACGGGCCGTCGCCCACTGGGGCGGCGACCCCGGCGTACGCCACCGCATCGACGCCCGCCGGAAGTCGTCCGCGAGCGTCGCGCTGTTCCTGGAGTTCTTCCCGCGGACCCTCCACGAGTGGCTGGGCGAACAGACGACCGCCGACGCCGAGACCGCGGACCGGGCCTGCGCCCTGGTGGAGCGGGAACTGGCCGCCGGTATCTCGTTCATGAACAGCCGAGGCCTGCTCCACTTCGACGCTCACTTCCAGAACATCCTCACCGACGGTCACCGGCTCTACTTCGCCGACTACGGCCTCGCCCTCTCCTCCCGCTTCGACCTGTCCCCGCAGGAGACCACCTTCTTCGAACGCCATCGCGGCTACGACCGCTGCTACGCGCTCAGCTACTTCGTGAAGTGGCTGGTCACCGACCTGTACGGCCACGACCGGGACGAGCGCGAGACCCGGATACGCGCGTACGCCCAGGGCGAGCGTCCCACCGGCATCCCGGACACGGCCGCGGCGATGATCACCCGGTACGCCCCGCTCACCACGGCGATCACGGACTTCTTCCGTCGGCTGGAGGAGGAAAGCAAGGAGACCCCGTATCCGGAGGCGACGCTGAGCGC